The sequence AGCTTTAACTTTATCTCCCGGCTCAAGCTTTCCAGAAACGATCTGCTGAATGATAAAGTCCATAATTTGTAAATAAATCGGCCGATCTGTATGGAAATCCATGACTCTACCTCCAATTGATTTTAACCTTCACTAGTGTTCTAGTTAAATAGTACACTAGTCGTGAAAAAAGTTCAATAATTTTTTTTGCAAAAAGTCTGTACTCGAAAAAGAAAAAACTCTATGAAATGATCTTGAACATTCCATAGAGTTATATTACTCTATTCTATTTTTCTAAAAGACATACCTAAAACTATTGAATTTCTTCTATTGGTATATTTAAAGCTTCAGCGATTCTGGAGCCATAATCTTTATCCGCTTGATAGAATTGTTTGATTTCAAGAACTTGAATTTCTCGATTATCCACTTGACCTAAATTGTTTTTGATTGTTTGAACTAAGCGTTCTTTTTCATCTTCTGGAATCAAACGATAAAGATCACCTGCTTGAGAATAATGGTCTTCACCATATTCATAAGTTGCTGCCTGTCCTTCTACATCAAATGGCGTAATCGCTGCAGATTCGTCTTGGACTGGTCCACCTTGACTATTCGGTTCATAATTAACTGCCCCACCTGGATTATTTCCTTGCATAAAACCATCTCGTTCATAATTATTAACCTCATTAATTGGTTTATTGACAGGCAATTGATCATAATTAACGCCTAAGCGATAGCGCGCTGCATCTTTATAGGCAAATAATCTTCCTTGCAATAACTTATCAGGTGACACTTCTACCCCAGGCACCAAGTTAGCTGGTGAAAAAGCAATTTCCTCAACATCTGTAAAATAATTTTGAGGGTTTTCATTCAATGTCATCTTACCCACTTCGATCAACGGATAATCCTTTTGTGAAACAACTTTGGTTACATCAAATAAATCATATTTATAGTTTAAACCTTCTTCATAAGGAATAATTTGCACACAAAGTGTCCATGAAGGAAAGTCACCGGTTTCAATCGCTTGAAATAATTCATCTGTTAAATAATCCGTATTTTCAGATGCAATCTGTGCAGCAACATCATCCGTTAAATTTTTCACCCCTTGGTTTGTTCTAAAGTGATACTTCACCCAAAAAGCTTCTCCTTGATTATTGACCCATTTAAACGTGTGGCTGCCGTAACCATGCATCGTACGATAACTTGCTGGAATTCCTCGATCAGCCATCAAAATTGTTACTTGGTGTACAGATTCTGGTGAGTGAGCCCAAAAATCCCATTGCATATAAGGATCGCGTAAATGTGTTTTTGGATCACGTTTTTGAGAATGGATAAAATCTGGAAATTTCAAAGCATCATTGACAAAAAATACCGGCGTATTATTGCCTACAATATCATAATTCCCTTCTTCCGTATAAAACTTGACTGCAAAACCTCTGACATCACGATACGTATCGATATACCCTGATTCACCTGCTACTTGAGAAAAGCGAATCGCTACTCTTGTCTTTTTACCTACACCATTAAAAAGTCCGGCTTTTGTATACATACTCATATCATTAGTAAGCTCAAATTCGCCAAAAGCACCAGCTCCTTTAGCGTGAACAACTCTTTCAGGAATTCTTTCGCGGTTGAAATGAGCTAACTTTTCTAAAAGATGAACATCTTGGATCAATACTGGCCCTCTTTTACCAGCAGTTTGTGAGTGTTGATTATTGGCTACTGGTTGTCCTTCGCTTGTCGTAATTTTTTTACTCATATTTTCACCTTCCTATATATATTCTTTACATATCAATAATAACTCTAATAAAGAGATTGTACAAATAAAAAAGAACCCCACGATACATGTTTCGTTGGGTTCTTCAAAAATATTCTTCTTACTTATACTTCTTTTTTCTCTTCTCTAACCGCATGAAGTCCTAATTTTATCTCTCGTCTTTTTTGAACCAAGACATAAATAAAACCAATCAAAAATGGTAAAACAAAACTACCAAAACGATATAGCAGCAGTGATGAGACTGCATCAACAGTTCCCACTAACGGTTTAAATAGTAATAAATAAACAAATTCAAACGGACCAATTCCTGCTGGAGTCGGAAATACACCAGACAAAATAACGGAAAAACTGGTAAAGGAAAGGACTAAAAGAAAATCGATATTCGGATGGTTTTCAACCAATACAACATATGGAATCACATACCAAAAAAGTAACTTTGCTACATTCCAACCAAATATGCGAATCATGGCTGAACGATCTTTTGTAATTGTCTGAACAGTTTCTCTTAACGAATAAATTTGCAAATTGCATTTATCTACCCAATCCCGTAATTTTTTCCGCTTAAAGTGCTTATTGGTCCAGCTTATTAACATCACTTGAAGGTTGATACTACTTGAAAGAATCAGTAACGAAAATATAATTGCAAACGTCAATCCGACACCCACTAAAATAAAAGGAATCATTTTGGGTGCACGCTCATAAAATAAAGAAAATTGGAAAATCAACCCAAGTACTGATAAAAAAATAACAGCAACTTTATACATGATCATATGCAATGCTGTTACGCCAACTCCTTGGGAAACCGCTAGTCCTTTTTTCTTATAAAAATAAATTTCAGAAAGCAATGTCCCTGTTCCAAATGAAATGACACGATAAAAGGCAACATAGCAAGAAGTAAAAAAACCATCTTTTGTGGTGAAATCTTTCTGAAAATAAGAAGCAATTTCTTTAATAGAACGCCCTTCAACGATTTGGTAAACAACGCCTAACAAAATAACTAGAGCGACAACGATCCAACTTGTTTCCATTAATTGCGCAAATATATCGCTTAGAGAATTATCCATCACATAGATGATCACCGCAATAAAAATGGCCAACAAGCCGATATTTAGGAAAACTTTTGTTTTAGAATTGCTTTTCATAGTTTCTCCCCACTAAATTTGAATTCACGATTATTTTTTATAACTAAAACAAATAATTGCAATAGCCACAAGTGTACCAAAAATAAAGAAAAAATAAAAGCGCAATTTTCTCGTTTTATGATGAAAAAGTTGCTGAGCTAGCAAACCGCCAATCCCTCCTCCGATCACTCCTATGAATAGAAGGTCGAATTCTGGTATTCGCCACTTTCCCCTTTTAGCTCGCTGTTTATCAAGATACATCATAATAAATTCAACTAAATTTACAATGAGTAAATAAACCCACGGCAAATGTTTCAACAAACCTGTCATACCTCTTCCTCCAAAATCTTTCTCTTATCTTAATAGAATACCTTGAAAGAACAAGGGCTGTAAAGTTAATTCAATAATTTTAGAAAATCTTGATTCTATGATTCCGGTACAAAAACAGTCAGACCATGCTTGACTACATTCATTTGAATTGGTAAATCTTCACTTGGATCACCATCCACGCGTGTTCCAACTTTTTTTTCATTCATACTTTTAATCCTTATTTCGGCTGCCGTCATATACTTGATATCAGGAAGTTCATAAATTTTTCCTAGAATAATTTTAGGTAGATAAAATGCTAATTTAAAAAAGTTTAATTTCGGTAAAATAGTTAAATGAAACAACCCGTCATCTGGAGAAGCTGAATCATCAAAATTCGTATAACCGCCAACAGAATTCGTCATGGTCACGGTAACTAACTGAGTTTTTCCTTGCCATTGCTCTTTTTCTGTTTTGATATCTAAGCGGTAACGTTTTTTCTTAGCAAGCAATTTGAAAAAGTTCTTCACAAAAATAAGCTTGCCATATTTTTGTTTATCTTCTTGGCTGATTCGAGCCGCAGTATCTGCTAAAATACCGATTGTCATTGTGCTAACAATCACTTTTTGGTTGATCATACCATAATCGATTTTCCTAGTAACACCACCTAAAATCACATCTGCAGCTGCTTCAAATTTCATAGGGATTCCTAAAACTCTCGCCATGTTATTAACGGTTCCACCTGGCAATAAGCCAACTTTTAGATGAGGTAATTCTTCTTTGAAATCTTCAACATTATGGTTGATCGTACCATCCCCGCCAATAAAAATCAGGGTATCGATAGCTTCAGCCTTTGCTTTTTCAACCGTTTTTTTACTATCACAATCTGGACCAACTTGTTCTAATAGAAAATGTGTATCTGTTTGGCCATGATTTTTTGCATACTCTACAAACTGTTCTGCTAATTCTCTCCCTTTGTCTTTACCCGATGTTTCATTAAAAAGAATCATTACATTTTCCATTATCATCACATTTCCTTCCAATTTAAAAGTGAGCACGCTCGTCTAGCTTTGACAGAAAAACAGGAAGTAAGTCACTACCTGTAACTTTACTCCCTATTTTAAAATTTTACTATTATTATAACTAGTCACAATCGTTACTTAGCGTTAGATTCTGCAATTTTTACAATAACATCCGTTGCTTTTTCCATAGCTTGTAATGAAACAAACTCAAAGCGACCATGCATATTTTCGCCACCAGCGAAAATATTTGGCGTTGGAATACCTAGATAAGAAATCTTAGATCCATCTGTTCCGCCACGTACAGGCTCGATCAAAGGTTCGATGTCAAGTTCAATCATCGCATTTTTCGCTAATTCAATAATACTCATATCTTTTTCGATCACTTCACCCATATTGTAATATTGATCAAATAAATCGATTTTAACTCGTTCTTGATCAAATGGTTGGTTGATGATTTCTTGAATTTTAAGAATCAACGCTTTGCGGGCTTCAAATTTCTCACGATCATGGTCACGAATAATGTACGTCATTTTCGCTTCTTCCGGAGTACCACTCATTTGTGCTAAATGGAAAAATCCTTCATAACCATCTGTTTTTTCGGGTACTTCATTTTGCGGTAATTGATTCTGAAAATCAATTGCCAATTGTATGGCATTGATCATTGTATCTTTGGCTGTTCCAGGATGGACATTTTTCCCTTGAATCGTTACTTCAGCTTGCGCCGCGTTGAATGTCTCATATTGTAACTCGCCCACTGGACCGCCATCCATTGTATAAGCAAAATCAACGTTAAATTGTTCTACGTCAAATTTATCCGCGCCAACACCAATTTCTTCATCAGGGCCAAAAGCGACACGAATCGTTCCATGTTTGATCGATGGATTTTTGATCAAAATTTCCATAGCTGTCATGATTTCAGCGATACCAGATTTATCATCTGCACCTAAAAGTGTTGTGCCATCTGTTGTGATCAACGTTTGATTAGCATAGTTTTTTAGATTAGGAAAATCAGTTGTATTTAATGTGAATTTTCCTTCTTTATCTAGTTTGATCGTTGATTCACCGTCGTAATTTTCAATGATTTGTGGATTGACATTAATGGCATTGAAATCTGCCGTATCCATATGAGCAATAAACCCAATTGAACGTACTTCTTTGTCTATGTTGCTTGGCAAAGTAGCAATCACAAAACCATTTGTTTCGTTATACACAACATCGGTCATACCGATTTCTTCCAACTCTTTTTTCAACGTTTGTGCAAAAGCAACTTGGGTTTGCGTTGAAGGGGTCGTTTCACTTTTAGGATTAGAGCGTGTTTCTGTTTTTACATAGCGTAAAAAACGCGGTAATAAATTCTCATACATTGTTCGGTTCCTTCTTTCCACATTATCTAAATTTAAACGGATTCGTATTTACCTCAGATTCGATAAATTCTATGTCCCAATTATAATCTTTTTTCCACTGATTGAATAGTTCGACCAACTTAGGTTTGCATAATTGTTCGATATAATGCCCTGGATCGATCACAGACAAGCCTTCTGTCAACATATCATGTCCTGTATGATAATAGACGTCTCCTGTGATATAGACATCTGCTTGTTTTTTAATGGCATCGCGGAAAAATTTTTCACCACTGCCCCCGCAAATTGCAACGCGCTGAATCATTTTTGTTTCATCTTCCGCGACAATTCGCAAACCCTCTAAATCGAATACTTTTTTTATGGTAGAGACAAACTCATTTAAAGGTAGAGCTTGTTTTAAATGGCCAACTCGTCCTAAACCATATTCTTTAGTTATGTTTTCTATTGGATACATATCATAGGCTGGTTCTTCATACGGATGTGCTGTTAACATTGCTTTGATTACTTTTGTTTCGATCGTTTCTGGAAAAATCACTTCGATTTTTGCTTCTTGAACAGTTTCTTCTTTGCCGACCACACCAAGGGTTGGATTAGCCCCAGTAACGGGTGTAAATCTGCCTGTTCCAATCAATGAATAACTTGTATTTGCATAATCCCCTTGAAGTCCGGCCCCTGCTTGACCTAACACTTTGCGCATCTTCGCTGCATCTTCTACAGGAACAAAAACAGCTAATTTTTTATAGCCAACAGTATGGGTTTTGGTTAAATAAGTCGTATCTTCTATCCCTAAAAGTTCACAAAACCAATCATTTAATCCATTGTCTATAATATCCATATTGGTATGTGCTGCAAAAACGGCGATATCATGCTTCAATAAGTCCGCATACATTTTCGTTTGTAAATCATCTGTATCTAAGCGTTTCACTGGTCTAAAGATAGGCGGGTGTTTTGCAATGATCAAGTCAACTTGCTTTTCGATAGCTTCGGCCACTACTTCTGGACGTACATCCAATGTTACTAAAACTCGATTTAGTTTTTTATTCAATGTACCGATGTGTAACCCGACAGGATCTCCTACTTCTGCGAGCCACTGGGGACAATAAGCTTCAAAACGTTCAATAAATACATTGCCATCAAGACTCATTTGATAAAACCTCCTTGATCTCAGTGATTTCTTTTTCTATTTGTTGGATTCTCACTTGCTGATCACCAGAAGCTTTGGCTAGTTGCGCTAAAATAGTTTCACGTTGTTTTAGTTCACCCTGCCACTTTTTTTGAAAAATAGAAGACTGTTTTTTTAGTAAAACGGGCCCGAAAAGACGCTCTTTTTCAGAATAAGCAACTCTTACTTCTTGCCTACAAGCTACGATAATTTCATAGATTTTATTATTTTCTTCTAAAATATCTTCATCGATAATTGTATAACCATGAACTGTCAACCAATCACGCAATGGCTTTTCACCAATGTTTGGTTGTAAAACTAAGCGTTCATTGCCTTGCAGTCGTTGGTTCGTCCAACCAGCTTCCAAAATATCACGAATCAAAACACCACCCATGCCGCAAATAGTGACAGCCGTGATTTTATCTGCTTCTTCTACAGCATCTAAGCCGTCTGCTAAGCGCACAGTGATTTGATTATTCAGTCCATTTTTTTGCACTTGTTTTTTGGCAGCTTCGAAAGGCCCAGATACGACTTCTCCAGCTACCGCAAAAGCAACCTTTTTTTGTAAAACTAATGCTACAGGCAAATACGCATGGTCAGAACCGATATCTGCTAAACGGCTTTGTTCAGGGACTAGTTCTCCCACACGTGCTAAACGTTTTGATAATTGATTTTCATTCATTCGACATATTCCTCCGTGGCTATTATACCATTGAAAAATGAGGTTGAAAACTTTGAAAGATGGAATTTATTCTTTTATAAAACGAAAATAGCGGACAAAAATCCAAAGTTCTGTCTTTTACAGAAAAATGATTGATGCTTAGTAATCGACTTTACAAAATTCCCCCTTTAAAGTTAGTTGTTCACTCTGACTCTAAAAGGGAGACTGTTTTGATTTTTTTATTTAACGATCTATTACAATGAGTATACGGTCAAAAAGCAGTTGGACTCACTAAAACTAGTTAATTATTATCCTCTATCATTTCTTTCTCTTGTCTTTTCTGCATTTCTTTTCTTAAATTCTTATGGGCTTTTTTAGAGCCTCTTTCAAGATCTCGTTGTCTCTTGCGTTCATGATAATTGTCAAACAAGGAATCTAAATCATAATTTTTTGGATACAAGTCTTTTGCGCGCCGCTCTAATTTTAATTGGCGCTTATGAACGGTTATTTTTTCGTTTTCAAAGTAGATTACGACATCATCTGTCATTTCTATCAACTCATATATTAAAGCAATTTTCTTTTTCTCCGTCCAAAAAACTCGATCTCCTTTTTCATAGGCTGGAAAAATCGTTTGCTCTTTTTGTTTTTTGACTTTTTGAAAAGATCCTTCTTTTTTCGTTGAATAGTTGCGATCATGTAAATAGTTTTGGGCAAGTTTAACAACTTGTTCATCTAGATTCATCTTGTTAGCGATCCAAAAAGCGTTACTTTCACCTGTTTTTCCTAAAACCAATTGATATTTAGGCATTAAGTTCTCTGAATCAAACGCCATCGCAGCAGTTAGAAAATCTTCATGTTGCTCGGAAAAACGTTTGATTTCTCCATAGTGGGTTGTCGTTATAAGAATACTACCCTTTTTGTAAAAAGCTTCCATGATCGCAATCGCTAATGCTGCACCTTCATTAGGTTCGGTTCCACTACCGATTTCATCGAGCAAAATCAAGCTATTTTGTTTTGTTTTAGCAAGAATTTCGGAGATGTTATGCATGTGTCCTGAGAAAGTACTTAAAGCATTCTCAATACTTTGCTGATCCCCGATATCAACGAAAATCTGATCAAAAATAGCGATGTTCGTACCGGCATCTGCCATAATTTGGACACCAATCATCGTTTGCAAACAAATCAAGCCCACTGTTTTTAACACAACCGTTTTCCCACCCGCATTAGGTCCGGTAATCGTCAGGCCGCGGTATTCCTTTCCTAGCGACAGATTCAAGGGAACTGCCTTATCAGCTAATAAAGTATGTTTCACGTTAACAAATTCAATGATTCCTTCTTGATTGATTGCAGGTTCGATTCCGTTGATTTCTCTACTGTATTTCGCTTTAGCAAAGATCATGTCATATTGTGCAACTACTTCTAAATTTGATTGGATCGAGATCATTTGCTCTGCAATCAACCCCGTCAGTGAAGATAGAATTTGATAAACTTCTGTCGCTTCCTCCATTTTCAGCTGATATAATTTATCATTTAGTTTCGCGACTGTTGTCGGCTCAACAAAAACAGTCGTTCCCTTCGAAGAAGCATCTATGACGGTTCCTGAGATTTGGTTTTTATATGTTGCTTTGATCGGTATGGTGTAACGGTCGTTTTTCTTAACAACAATTGATTCTTGAATTTTCGGTTTATTTTGCACGTTTCGAAGAAATGAATGTAATTTCAGTTCAATTTCTTTTTCACACTCTTGAATAGCACGACGGATTTTACGAAGTTCACGACTCGCATCATTCTCCACTTGATTGTTTCGAATGACTTGATAGATTTCATCTTCAATATCAGAAAAGAGCAGCAATGATTCACTGTATCTAGCTAAAAGTGGCGCGATAAATTGATTTTTTTGCATAAAGGATTGGATCAAACGACTACTTCTAAGAAAATCTGCATAGCCGACTAATTCATTTGGCTCTAAAATAAACCCTTTTTCAACTTGATTTGTTAAATGTTCAATATTGTTTAATCCCATAAATGGAACATGTAGATTTGCTAGTAGCAAGGCTTTTGCTTCTGCTGTTTCTTGTAGACGCTTTTTAACCACGTCTAAGCGACTACTTGGCTGTAAACGTTTGATTTGCTCTTTTCCGTAGTAACTGATCGCGTAAGTCATTAGTTTTTCTTTGATCATATTAAATTGTGTTTTATCATAGGTTTCTTGATTCATTGGTATCTCCTTTTCTTTTAAGAGATACCTATCTTCTTTTGAATAGACCAAAGAAATTCCTTCTAGCTGCGTATAGATTGGGAAAACAAAAAAGGGACGAAGTGTCCCTTCATCCCTCACTAATTAATAAA is a genomic window of Enterococcus haemoperoxidus ATCC BAA-382 containing:
- a CDS encoding catalase, producing MSKKITTSEGQPVANNQHSQTAGKRGPVLIQDVHLLEKLAHFNRERIPERVVHAKGAGAFGEFELTNDMSMYTKAGLFNGVGKKTRVAIRFSQVAGESGYIDTYRDVRGFAVKFYTEEGNYDIVGNNTPVFFVNDALKFPDFIHSQKRDPKTHLRDPYMQWDFWAHSPESVHQVTILMADRGIPASYRTMHGYGSHTFKWVNNQGEAFWVKYHFRTNQGVKNLTDDVAAQIASENTDYLTDELFQAIETGDFPSWTLCVQIIPYEEGLNYKYDLFDVTKVVSQKDYPLIEVGKMTLNENPQNYFTDVEEIAFSPANLVPGVEVSPDKLLQGRLFAYKDAARYRLGVNYDQLPVNKPINEVNNYERDGFMQGNNPGGAVNYEPNSQGGPVQDESAAITPFDVEGQAATYEYGEDHYSQAGDLYRLIPEDEKERLVQTIKNNLGQVDNREIQVLEIKQFYQADKDYGSRIAEALNIPIEEIQ
- the pepT gene encoding peptidase T produces the protein MYENLLPRFLRYVKTETRSNPKSETTPSTQTQVAFAQTLKKELEEIGMTDVVYNETNGFVIATLPSNIDKEVRSIGFIAHMDTADFNAINVNPQIIENYDGESTIKLDKEGKFTLNTTDFPNLKNYANQTLITTDGTTLLGADDKSGIAEIMTAMEILIKNPSIKHGTIRVAFGPDEEIGVGADKFDVEQFNVDFAYTMDGGPVGELQYETFNAAQAEVTIQGKNVHPGTAKDTMINAIQLAIDFQNQLPQNEVPEKTDGYEGFFHLAQMSGTPEEAKMTYIIRDHDREKFEARKALILKIQEIINQPFDQERVKIDLFDQYYNMGEVIEKDMSIIELAKNAMIELDIEPLIEPVRGGTDGSKISYLGIPTPNIFAGGENMHGRFEFVSLQAMEKATDVIVKIAESNAK
- a CDS encoding endonuclease MutS2, with product MNQETYDKTQFNMIKEKLMTYAISYYGKEQIKRLQPSSRLDVVKKRLQETAEAKALLLANLHVPFMGLNNIEHLTNQVEKGFILEPNELVGYADFLRSSRLIQSFMQKNQFIAPLLARYSESLLLFSDIEDEIYQVIRNNQVENDASRELRKIRRAIQECEKEIELKLHSFLRNVQNKPKIQESIVVKKNDRYTIPIKATYKNQISGTVIDASSKGTTVFVEPTTVAKLNDKLYQLKMEEATEVYQILSSLTGLIAEQMISIQSNLEVVAQYDMIFAKAKYSREINGIEPAINQEGIIEFVNVKHTLLADKAVPLNLSLGKEYRGLTITGPNAGGKTVVLKTVGLICLQTMIGVQIMADAGTNIAIFDQIFVDIGDQQSIENALSTFSGHMHNISEILAKTKQNSLILLDEIGSGTEPNEGAALAIAIMEAFYKKGSILITTTHYGEIKRFSEQHEDFLTAAMAFDSENLMPKYQLVLGKTGESNAFWIANKMNLDEQVVKLAQNYLHDRNYSTKKEGSFQKVKKQKEQTIFPAYEKGDRVFWTEKKKIALIYELIEMTDDVVIYFENEKITVHKRQLKLERRAKDLYPKNYDLDSLFDNYHERKRQRDLERGSKKAHKNLRKEMQKRQEKEMIEDNN
- a CDS encoding tRNA (adenine(22)-N(1))-methyltransferase, encoding MNENQLSKRLARVGELVPEQSRLADIGSDHAYLPVALVLQKKVAFAVAGEVVSGPFEAAKKQVQKNGLNNQITVRLADGLDAVEEADKITAVTICGMGGVLIRDILEAGWTNQRLQGNERLVLQPNIGEKPLRDWLTVHGYTIIDEDILEENNKIYEIIVACRQEVRVAYSEKERLFGPVLLKKQSSIFQKKWQGELKQRETILAQLAKASGDQQVRIQQIEKEITEIKEVLSNES
- a CDS encoding lysylphosphatidylglycerol synthase transmembrane domain-containing protein, coding for MKSNSKTKVFLNIGLLAIFIAVIIYVMDNSLSDIFAQLMETSWIVVALVILLGVVYQIVEGRSIKEIASYFQKDFTTKDGFFTSCYVAFYRVISFGTGTLLSEIYFYKKKGLAVSQGVGVTALHMIMYKVAVIFLSVLGLIFQFSLFYERAPKMIPFILVGVGLTFAIIFSLLILSSSINLQVMLISWTNKHFKRKKLRDWVDKCNLQIYSLRETVQTITKDRSAMIRIFGWNVAKLLFWYVIPYVVLVENHPNIDFLLVLSFTSFSVILSGVFPTPAGIGPFEFVYLLLFKPLVGTVDAVSSLLLYRFGSFVLPFLIGFIYVLVQKRREIKLGLHAVREEKKEV
- a CDS encoding Nif3-like dinuclear metal center hexameric protein, which gives rise to MSLDGNVFIERFEAYCPQWLAEVGDPVGLHIGTLNKKLNRVLVTLDVRPEVVAEAIEKQVDLIIAKHPPIFRPVKRLDTDDLQTKMYADLLKHDIAVFAAHTNMDIIDNGLNDWFCELLGIEDTTYLTKTHTVGYKKLAVFVPVEDAAKMRKVLGQAGAGLQGDYANTSYSLIGTGRFTPVTGANPTLGVVGKEETVQEAKIEVIFPETIETKVIKAMLTAHPYEEPAYDMYPIENITKEYGLGRVGHLKQALPLNEFVSTIKKVFDLEGLRIVAEDETKMIQRVAICGGSGEKFFRDAIKKQADVYITGDVYYHTGHDMLTEGLSVIDPGHYIEQLCKPKLVELFNQWKKDYNWDIEFIESEVNTNPFKFR
- a CDS encoding DUF1294 domain-containing protein translates to MTGLLKHLPWVYLLIVNLVEFIMMYLDKQRAKRGKWRIPEFDLLFIGVIGGGIGGLLAQQLFHHKTRKLRFYFFFIFGTLVAIAIICFSYKK
- a CDS encoding diacylglycerol/lipid kinase family protein — protein: MENVMILFNETSGKDKGRELAEQFVEYAKNHGQTDTHFLLEQVGPDCDSKKTVEKAKAEAIDTLIFIGGDGTINHNVEDFKEELPHLKVGLLPGGTVNNMARVLGIPMKFEAAADVILGGVTRKIDYGMINQKVIVSTMTIGILADTAARISQEDKQKYGKLIFVKNFFKLLAKKKRYRLDIKTEKEQWQGKTQLVTVTMTNSVGGYTNFDDSASPDDGLFHLTILPKLNFFKLAFYLPKIILGKIYELPDIKYMTAAEIRIKSMNEKKVGTRVDGDPSEDLPIQMNVVKHGLTVFVPES